The following are encoded in a window of Rubellicoccus peritrichatus genomic DNA:
- the pheS gene encoding phenylalanine--tRNA ligase subunit alpha, with protein MKEQLEEILAEVQKSVGEIHLRPAFESFKATISGPKGKLTEAMKGMRDVPKEAKPAIGKLINETKQAIEEHYENTLSRIEQAEMAARLGPAIDPTLPAPDRAPGGLHPLTQTRRRVVDIFRKIGFTVAESPELETEWFCFDALNTPDDHPARDAQDTLFLNKETAVTNVSRHGDDPSKEAYVLRTHTSSVQIRTMLAEEPPLRIVAPGRVFRRDTVDATHSANFHQFEGLYIDRNVSVVDLKAVLDHFVREIFGDKVETRLRPSFFPFTEPSFEMDIRSANLGKLSNKWMEIMGCGIVDPEVLKAVGIDSEVWSGYAFGMGIERIAMIQHGIDDIRHFYQNDLRFLKQFA; from the coding sequence ATGAAAGAACAACTCGAAGAAATTCTTGCCGAAGTGCAAAAATCGGTAGGAGAGATCCATTTACGCCCGGCTTTTGAATCCTTCAAAGCGACGATTTCCGGTCCGAAGGGGAAGTTGACTGAGGCGATGAAGGGCATGCGCGATGTCCCGAAGGAGGCCAAGCCCGCTATTGGTAAGCTGATCAACGAGACAAAGCAGGCAATCGAGGAGCACTACGAGAATACACTCTCCCGGATTGAGCAGGCCGAGATGGCAGCCCGACTTGGGCCAGCGATTGATCCTACTTTGCCGGCACCGGATCGCGCACCTGGTGGTTTGCATCCTTTGACTCAAACCCGCCGCCGCGTGGTCGATATCTTTCGGAAAATTGGTTTTACCGTAGCTGAGTCGCCTGAGCTGGAGACAGAATGGTTCTGCTTTGATGCGCTCAACACGCCAGATGATCATCCTGCCCGCGATGCCCAGGATACACTCTTTTTGAACAAGGAGACAGCAGTCACCAATGTAAGTCGTCATGGGGATGATCCTTCGAAGGAAGCCTACGTGCTGCGTACTCACACCAGTAGCGTGCAGATTCGCACTATGCTGGCCGAAGAGCCACCTTTACGCATCGTGGCGCCTGGTCGTGTTTTCCGTCGTGACACGGTAGACGCAACCCACAGTGCGAACTTTCACCAGTTCGAGGGTCTTTATATTGATCGCAATGTCAGCGTGGTCGATTTGAAGGCCGTTCTGGACCATTTTGTTCGCGAGATTTTTGGCGACAAGGTGGAGACTCGTCTTCGTCCCAGCTTCTTCCCATTCACCGAGCCGAGTTTTGAAATGGACATTCGCTCCGCTAACTTAGGCAAGCTTTCCAACAAGTGGATGGAGATCATGGGGTGCGGCATTGTTGACCCTGAAGTGCTCAAGGCCGTTGGCATCGATTCTGAAGTGTGGTCCGGCTATGCATTTGGCATGGGGATTGAGCGTATCGCAATGATCCAACATGGGATCGATGATATTCGCCATTTTTACCAGAACGACCTCAGATTCCTCAAGCAGTTTGCCTAA
- the rplT gene encoding 50S ribosomal protein L20 yields the protein MPRATNGPATKARRKRVLKKTKGYFGNKSRLYRYANDALKRSERFAFRDRRKKKSEFRQLWIVRVNAACRANGMAYSRFMNGLKKAGIELDRKSLSEIAIHDEAAFTALVGKARAALEA from the coding sequence ATGCCTAGAGCAACAAACGGACCAGCAACCAAGGCGCGTCGTAAGCGCGTCCTTAAGAAAACCAAAGGCTACTTTGGTAATAAATCACGTCTCTATCGCTATGCAAATGATGCTTTGAAGCGGTCTGAGCGTTTCGCGTTCCGCGATCGTCGTAAAAAGAAGAGCGAATTTCGTCAGCTCTGGATCGTCCGCGTCAACGCGGCATGCCGCGCAAATGGAATGGCTTACAGCCGCTTCATGAACGGTCTGAAGAAGGCCGGGATCGAGCTTGATCGCAAGTCACTTAGCGAAATCGCGATTCATGATGAAGCAGCCTTTACTGCATTGGTCGGCAAGGCCCGTGCCGCACTTGAGGCCTAA
- the rpmI gene encoding 50S ribosomal protein L35 — translation MSAKTRKAFTKRFKVTGSGKVMRRSPNRRHLLRKKSTKQRRRSGQDQQVSKGFSEHVRRAMPNHF, via the coding sequence ATGAGTGCAAAAACACGCAAAGCATTCACCAAGCGCTTCAAGGTGACAGGTTCCGGCAAAGTAATGCGCCGCAGCCCTAATCGCAGGCACTTGCTTCGTAAGAAATCGACGAAGCAACGTCGTCGCTCTGGCCAGGATCAACAAGTATCCAAGGGCTTTTCCGAGCACGTCCGCCGCGCGATGCCAAATCACTTCTAA
- a CDS encoding type II secretion system protein codes for MKTVIPFGHLGRDPCSESPKKSVGFLPFSNLNHTRSAFTLVEMMILVVIIGLLAVLAMPALEKAREGSYKSRLTNDFRQFKGAFETYALDTGEWPADGGPGTLPVVMDGYVAADKFEDPTIMDGQWDWDGPGAFGFEAGITVVGSNADTEFLRRLDATLDDGNLGTGVFQQGVASGGSYTLILED; via the coding sequence ATGAAAACAGTAATCCCCTTTGGGCATTTAGGCAGGGATCCCTGCTCTGAAAGTCCTAAAAAATCAGTGGGCTTTTTGCCCTTTTCAAACCTCAACCATACACGTTCGGCATTCACTTTGGTTGAAATGATGATACTCGTTGTGATTATTGGTCTCCTGGCCGTTTTGGCTATGCCGGCACTCGAAAAGGCCCGTGAAGGGTCTTATAAGTCACGTCTTACCAATGACTTTCGTCAATTCAAAGGTGCCTTTGAAACATATGCTCTCGATACCGGGGAATGGCCTGCAGACGGAGGTCCAGGAACGTTACCGGTTGTCATGGATGGATATGTCGCAGCTGACAAATTTGAAGATCCAACCATCATGGATGGTCAATGGGACTGGGATGGTCCGGGTGCTTTCGGGTTTGAAGCAGGCATCACCGTGGTTGGCTCCAATGCGGATACAGAGTTCCTCCGGCGATTGGATGCGACATTGGATGATGGTAACTTGGGAACTGGAGTGTTTCAACAAGGTGTGGCCAGTGGCGGCTCCTATACTTTGATTCTGGAAGATTGA
- a CDS encoding peptidyl-prolyl cis-trans isomerase, whose product MFTWLQTVMQRHYKWLFSILLAVIIVAFVFTIGNTGGFGSGNPADVRREFYGINLNSPKDMNNLGQWTSISANLMQRRISPRNQEGAMLQRAVALYLADQMNIPGPGEQQFAEFLRDVPAFQDPQTKAFSRDLYTKAIDSAQSTPNGEENLSIVLIQDYRIQKVMDGLGGPGYVLPYMAMRELEQRNTKWTIDVASMDKAAFTPAVEATPEALQEFYEQNQFRYESGPKIVVSYVEFPAADFVGEVKDPTEADLTTYYNSNRTKWPKDEEGKTKPLADIRDEVASAWKLEQAEDIATAKANELAVVVFEATDSGELTYNPESIAAFLKKQGLTEKVLQAFPRNNISALVSTNTPFINNSAATLAASLNERRFYTDAVPSDDGATVLFLKEELPTTVPPLEDVRIQVAADYSKEEGERQFNLKAVELKKELTAALDEGKSFKEAAETAGLTVSNYADFTMMSPPQGLDYFVLSTLQNMDQGELSDMQSFSDLSTFVYVETKTVPEYPLDAPEVVENIEQLASMSSRLTAQGIINDLITIGEANARPEEF is encoded by the coding sequence ATGTTTACCTGGCTTCAAACAGTCATGCAGCGTCACTACAAGTGGCTCTTCAGTATTCTTCTCGCTGTGATCATCGTGGCGTTCGTTTTCACGATTGGTAACACAGGCGGTTTTGGCTCAGGAAACCCTGCCGATGTTCGACGTGAATTCTACGGCATCAATCTGAATTCTCCCAAGGACATGAATAACCTTGGGCAATGGACCAGCATTAGCGCAAACCTGATGCAACGCCGTATTTCACCTCGCAATCAGGAAGGAGCTATGCTGCAGCGCGCCGTGGCGCTTTACCTGGCCGACCAGATGAATATCCCAGGTCCGGGTGAGCAGCAATTTGCCGAGTTCTTGCGAGATGTTCCCGCTTTTCAGGATCCTCAGACAAAAGCCTTCAGTCGCGACCTATATACCAAGGCCATCGATAGTGCCCAGAGCACGCCCAATGGGGAGGAAAACCTCAGCATCGTTTTGATTCAGGACTATCGTATTCAGAAGGTCATGGATGGGCTGGGTGGTCCTGGTTACGTCCTTCCTTACATGGCAATGCGTGAGCTCGAACAGCGTAACACCAAGTGGACGATTGATGTGGCGAGTATGGATAAAGCTGCTTTTACGCCAGCAGTTGAAGCGACTCCTGAAGCCCTGCAGGAGTTTTACGAGCAGAATCAATTTCGTTACGAAAGCGGTCCAAAGATTGTAGTTAGTTATGTTGAATTTCCAGCGGCTGACTTTGTTGGTGAAGTCAAAGATCCTACCGAAGCCGACCTTACCACTTACTATAATTCGAATCGCACCAAATGGCCAAAGGATGAAGAAGGTAAAACCAAGCCTTTGGCAGATATTCGTGATGAAGTGGCCAGCGCCTGGAAACTCGAGCAAGCCGAGGACATTGCGACTGCCAAGGCCAACGAGCTCGCAGTTGTCGTATTTGAAGCAACAGACTCAGGTGAACTTACCTACAACCCTGAATCTATTGCCGCCTTTTTGAAGAAACAGGGCCTGACGGAGAAAGTGCTTCAAGCATTTCCTCGTAACAACATTTCCGCGCTTGTCAGTACGAACACCCCCTTCATCAATAACTCTGCCGCGACTTTGGCTGCGTCTCTAAATGAGCGCCGTTTTTATACGGATGCCGTGCCTAGTGACGACGGTGCCACAGTCCTTTTCCTGAAAGAAGAGCTACCCACGACGGTTCCTCCTTTGGAAGATGTTCGTATCCAGGTAGCTGCAGATTACTCTAAAGAAGAGGGCGAGCGTCAGTTTAATTTGAAAGCCGTTGAGTTGAAAAAGGAACTCACTGCAGCTTTGGATGAAGGAAAGTCTTTCAAGGAAGCTGCCGAGACTGCTGGTCTCACGGTTAGCAACTATGCTGACTTCACCATGATGAGTCCGCCGCAGGGACTCGATTACTTTGTCCTCTCAACTTTGCAAAACATGGATCAGGGCGAGCTATCTGACATGCAGAGTTTCAGTGACCTGAGCACATTTGTTTATGTTGAGACAAAGACGGTGCCCGAGTATCCATTGGATGCACCAGAAGTGGTTGAGAATATCGAGCAGCTGGCTTCCATGAGCTCACGTCTCACGGCTCAGGGTATCATCAATGACCTCATTACAATTGGCGAAGCAAACGCCAGACCTGAGGAATTCTAA
- a CDS encoding argininosuccinate synthase: MKIILAYSGGLDTSVLVRWLKDHYSAEIVTFAADVGQEEELDGLAEKAKATGAVAHYTVDLVEEFASDFIYPMMRGNAIYESQYMLGTSIARPLIAKAQLDIAKAEGAGAVAHGATGKGNDQVRFELTYAALAPDIKIISPWRMPVFREMFPGRTEMIDWCRANGVDVEASASKPYSMDRNLLHISYEAGILEDPWFDPTTDENKGMFKLSTAPEDAPAEAEYVELEFEKGDCVAVNGEALTPAGVMKKLNALGGKHGVGRVDLVENRFVGMKSRGVYETPGGAILLSAHQQVESLTMDRDLQHLRDSLIPKYAELVYYGFWYAPEREALQALIDDSQKNVSGTVRLKLYRGNITTVGRKSPVSLYDENIASMEGVESDYNPDDASGFIRLQGLRLRARAKSQGGPVIARQSKLTRE, encoded by the coding sequence ATGAAAATCATTCTGGCATATTCAGGTGGCCTCGACACTTCCGTTTTGGTCCGGTGGCTCAAAGATCATTACTCTGCGGAGATTGTTACGTTCGCGGCTGACGTTGGCCAGGAAGAGGAGCTCGATGGTCTGGCTGAGAAGGCCAAAGCGACCGGGGCAGTTGCTCACTATACCGTCGATCTGGTTGAGGAGTTCGCCTCGGATTTCATTTACCCAATGATGCGTGGCAACGCGATTTACGAAAGCCAGTACATGCTGGGGACATCGATTGCCCGCCCATTGATCGCCAAAGCACAGTTGGATATTGCGAAAGCAGAAGGTGCCGGAGCTGTCGCGCATGGTGCTACGGGCAAGGGTAATGATCAGGTTCGTTTTGAGTTAACCTACGCGGCCCTTGCTCCGGATATTAAAATTATTTCTCCGTGGCGTATGCCTGTCTTCCGCGAAATGTTTCCTGGGCGGACCGAGATGATTGATTGGTGCCGCGCAAATGGTGTCGACGTCGAGGCCAGTGCTTCCAAGCCCTATTCGATGGATAGGAATCTTCTCCATATTTCTTATGAAGCGGGTATTTTGGAGGACCCATGGTTTGATCCGACGACGGATGAGAACAAAGGCATGTTTAAACTGTCAACGGCTCCCGAAGATGCTCCTGCTGAAGCAGAATACGTCGAGCTGGAGTTTGAGAAAGGCGATTGTGTTGCTGTTAATGGCGAAGCTTTGACACCAGCCGGTGTCATGAAAAAACTGAATGCCCTGGGCGGCAAACACGGTGTTGGTCGCGTGGATTTAGTCGAAAACCGCTTCGTCGGTATGAAGAGCCGTGGCGTTTACGAAACGCCTGGTGGGGCAATTCTGCTCAGTGCCCATCAGCAGGTCGAAAGTCTCACCATGGATCGCGATCTTCAGCATCTCCGTGACAGTCTGATACCGAAGTATGCCGAGCTGGTTTATTACGGTTTTTGGTATGCTCCCGAGCGCGAGGCCCTGCAGGCTCTGATCGATGACAGTCAGAAGAATGTTTCCGGAACGGTTCGTTTGAAGCTCTACAGGGGCAACATTACCACGGTTGGTCGGAAGTCGCCTGTGTCCTTGTACGATGAAAACATTGCCTCGATGGAAGGTGTTGAGAGCGATTACAACCCGGACGATGCCAGTGGTTTCATCCGCTTGCAGGGACTTCGTTTGCGGGCTCGAGCCAAGTCACAGGGCGGCCCGGTTATTGCTCGCCAGAGCAAGTTGACCCGTGAATAG
- the argF gene encoding ornithine carbamoyltransferase translates to MPHFLKETDFDKEAIQRIFAQALEMKVNRAETPNLLDRESWGMLFYKNSTRTRVSFEVGIHELGAHPVILNVGNMQIKRGESTADTAKVLSRYLHGLVIRCFDHSVLEDFAAEGSVPVVNALTDFLHPCQIYTDMFTLAERWSGGSYDLVESLAGKKLAFLGDTASNMANSWLLGGAHLGMEISLGGPAGYEPGEEILALLKKEGLEDRFTFSSDPLEAVKDADVLYTDVWVSMGDEAEAEARLAEMKPYAVTAELMAAAKTDAYFMHCLPAHPDEEVTQEVLDSPASIIFDQAENRLHVQKAILGELVT, encoded by the coding sequence ATGCCCCATTTTTTAAAGGAAACAGATTTTGACAAGGAAGCGATCCAGCGGATTTTCGCGCAGGCACTTGAAATGAAAGTGAACCGGGCGGAAACTCCAAACCTGCTGGATCGCGAATCCTGGGGGATGCTCTTTTATAAGAACAGCACGCGGACTCGGGTGTCTTTCGAGGTTGGCATTCATGAGTTGGGTGCTCATCCGGTCATCCTCAATGTCGGCAACATGCAGATCAAGCGTGGTGAATCGACGGCCGATACCGCAAAGGTGCTTTCGCGTTACTTGCATGGGTTGGTCATTCGGTGTTTTGACCATTCCGTTCTTGAAGACTTTGCGGCCGAAGGGTCGGTTCCCGTCGTCAACGCCCTGACAGACTTTCTCCACCCATGTCAGATTTACACGGATATGTTCACTCTGGCAGAACGCTGGTCTGGTGGCAGCTATGATCTGGTTGAGAGTCTTGCTGGGAAAAAACTAGCCTTCCTGGGTGATACGGCTTCCAACATGGCCAATTCCTGGTTGTTGGGTGGTGCACACCTTGGTATGGAGATTTCTCTTGGCGGTCCGGCTGGATACGAACCAGGCGAAGAGATTCTCGCTCTGTTGAAAAAAGAAGGTTTGGAAGATCGCTTCACTTTTTCCAGTGATCCACTGGAAGCAGTCAAAGACGCGGATGTTCTTTACACGGATGTCTGGGTTAGTATGGGTGATGAGGCGGAAGCTGAAGCACGACTCGCTGAAATGAAACCTTACGCAGTGACAGCTGAACTCATGGCTGCGGCTAAAACGGATGCTTATTTCATGCACTGCCTTCCAGCGCATCCCGATGAGGAGGTAACGCAGGAAGTGCTGGATAGTCCTGCTTCAATCATTTTTGACCAAGCCGAAAACCGCCTACACGTTCAGAAAGCGATTCTCGGTGAACTCGTAACTTAA
- a CDS encoding aspartate aminotransferase family protein — protein sequence MSESPVATMSASTKDLYAQYVLGNYGQPSVTFVRGDGVHVWDDEGKRYLDFGSGIAVTALGHSHPHWVAAVQDQAAKLAHVSNLFANETQGLLAQKLIEKTGPGRMFFCNSGAEANEGLLKLARLYGQSIAGKEGQRYKVICAEQAFHGRTYGGMSATPQVKIQNGFAPLLDGFSFGKLNDLASFEALIDDQTAAIFIETIQGEGGIHPATPEFLQGLRKLCDEHGLLLMLDEVQCGAGRTGTFFAFEKAGIQPDAIGMAKGLGGGFPIGAIWIAEAYHKLFTPGSHGTTFGGNPLACAAALAVLDVMESDNLLAKVSENVEAWHARLNELPGKFPQLVAEIRGAGYMIGIGMKIAPLDVMVAAREAGLLVVAAGSNALRMLPPLIATPEDLSAAMDILEDVLGKTKTMA from the coding sequence ATGAGTGAGTCACCTGTCGCAACTATGAGCGCATCAACCAAAGATCTTTACGCCCAGTATGTCTTGGGAAATTACGGACAGCCGTCAGTGACTTTTGTGCGTGGTGATGGCGTGCATGTGTGGGATGATGAAGGCAAACGCTACCTCGATTTTGGAAGTGGTATCGCTGTAACCGCATTAGGGCACAGTCACCCTCATTGGGTTGCTGCCGTTCAGGATCAGGCCGCGAAGCTCGCGCATGTCAGCAATCTTTTTGCCAACGAAACCCAGGGGTTACTTGCACAGAAACTGATTGAGAAAACCGGACCAGGGCGGATGTTTTTCTGTAACAGTGGAGCAGAGGCAAACGAAGGCTTGCTCAAACTGGCTCGGTTGTACGGCCAGTCCATTGCAGGCAAGGAAGGCCAGCGCTACAAAGTGATTTGTGCTGAGCAGGCCTTTCATGGGCGGACTTATGGCGGTATGAGTGCCACGCCGCAGGTCAAGATTCAGAATGGCTTTGCTCCTTTACTGGATGGTTTCTCTTTTGGAAAACTCAATGACTTGGCGAGCTTTGAGGCGTTGATTGACGACCAGACTGCTGCGATCTTTATTGAAACCATTCAAGGTGAAGGTGGCATCCATCCGGCGACACCTGAATTTCTTCAGGGTTTACGTAAGCTTTGCGATGAGCACGGGTTGTTACTCATGCTGGATGAAGTTCAGTGCGGAGCGGGACGGACTGGTACCTTCTTTGCCTTCGAAAAAGCGGGTATTCAACCCGATGCCATTGGCATGGCCAAAGGGCTTGGTGGAGGTTTTCCCATTGGTGCCATTTGGATTGCTGAAGCTTATCATAAGCTTTTCACACCGGGTTCGCATGGCACGACTTTTGGTGGCAACCCGCTGGCTTGTGCAGCCGCACTGGCCGTTTTAGATGTTATGGAAAGTGACAACTTGCTCGCAAAGGTGAGTGAGAACGTGGAGGCCTGGCATGCACGTTTGAATGAGCTTCCGGGCAAGTTCCCTCAGCTTGTCGCTGAGATTCGGGGAGCTGGCTACATGATCGGCATCGGTATGAAGATTGCACCACTCGATGTCATGGTCGCAGCACGGGAAGCCGGTCTTCTTGTTGTTGCCGCAGGATCTAATGCGCTACGTATGCTACCACCACTGATCGCGACACCAGAAGACCTGAGTGCCGCCATGGATATCCTCGAAGACGTTTTGGGGAAAACAAAAACGATGGCCTGA
- the argB gene encoding acetylglutamate kinase translates to MSISAASIHPDQIDVTTKAKVLLEALPYIQRFRGATFVVKYGGSFMDDPDPETRIRVATDIVFLAAVGINVVVVHGGGKAISRSMAEAGLEPVFKNGLRVTDEDTVRIVEKTLNGAVNLDICELIQAKSGRPRGLPGNSVFLCDQMESKDADGNPIDLGYVGRIRFVKSKLIKKALTDGYTPIISPIAVDDDGHPYNTNADVAASAVASALRARRLVYLSDVPGLLSDPSDPDSLISTLRVDEVEKLKEDGVIGAGMLPKVDSAVNALHNGVHRVHFVDGRQSHSILLEIFTDRGIGTEIVNV, encoded by the coding sequence ATGTCTATAAGTGCTGCCAGTATTCATCCTGACCAGATCGACGTCACCACCAAGGCCAAGGTGCTGCTTGAGGCACTGCCGTATATTCAGCGGTTTCGGGGGGCTACTTTTGTTGTCAAATATGGTGGCAGCTTCATGGATGACCCTGATCCGGAAACCCGAATTCGGGTAGCAACGGATATTGTTTTTCTGGCTGCCGTCGGGATCAATGTTGTTGTGGTTCATGGCGGTGGAAAAGCGATCAGTCGGTCGATGGCTGAGGCCGGATTGGAACCTGTTTTCAAAAACGGACTCCGGGTTACGGATGAGGATACTGTAAGAATTGTTGAGAAAACACTGAATGGGGCCGTCAACCTCGATATCTGCGAATTGATTCAGGCAAAGTCAGGTCGGCCCAGGGGGCTTCCCGGGAACTCGGTTTTCCTCTGTGACCAGATGGAGTCGAAAGATGCGGATGGCAATCCAATCGATCTTGGCTATGTCGGGCGGATTCGCTTTGTGAAATCGAAGTTGATCAAGAAGGCTTTGACCGATGGATACACGCCAATCATTTCTCCTATTGCAGTTGATGACGATGGCCATCCTTACAACACCAATGCAGACGTTGCTGCATCCGCTGTGGCTTCGGCCTTGCGGGCTCGGCGCTTGGTTTATCTGAGTGATGTTCCCGGATTACTTTCAGATCCGTCTGATCCGGACTCTTTGATATCCACGCTTCGGGTGGACGAAGTTGAGAAGCTTAAGGAAGACGGTGTCATTGGTGCCGGGATGCTTCCAAAAGTCGATAGCGCAGTCAATGCATTGCACAACGGCGTGCATCGCGTCCACTTCGTTGATGGGCGTCAGTCGCACAGCATTTTATTGGAAATTTTCACGGACCGGGGGATCGGTACCGAAATCGTTAACGTCTGA
- the argJ gene encoding bifunctional glutamate N-acetyltransferase/amino-acid acetyltransferase ArgJ, with product MTSDITITPHSPGIADVPGFHCAGVACDVRCNDDSRLDLALVYSKTPCTAAGVFTTNDIKAAPVVLDQELLAGGGDFHGIVINSGNANACTGTQGMADARAMLEKAEAVCGAPEKSFFVCSTGRIGRVLPMENVLRGIDEAATVLDDSAAQSKAAAEAILTSDTRSKTVTAQFDWEGETITVAGMAKGAGMIEPNMATMLAFIATDAKVSHALLSASLKSANTTSFNAITVDGDMSTNDTVLFLANGESGVEITSQNAELAELFIEAVKAVCKDLALKIAGDGERITKLVQVIVEGAKDVSSAEKVARAIGNSLLVKTSWYGSDPNWGRLLDAAGYARVGIIEEKIDLAYVPGIPMSGAFEGSVPALTQGQPQDDNLSQWKEIVSEKEFTIHLNLNLGSEKFTLYSTDLSEGYVDFNKSE from the coding sequence ATGACAAGCGACATCACAATCACTCCTCATTCTCCTGGCATTGCTGATGTTCCGGGGTTCCACTGCGCAGGCGTGGCCTGTGATGTTCGGTGCAATGATGATAGTCGCCTTGATCTTGCTTTAGTTTATTCGAAAACGCCTTGCACGGCGGCAGGTGTTTTTACAACGAACGACATCAAGGCGGCTCCCGTGGTTCTTGATCAGGAATTGTTGGCTGGTGGAGGAGACTTTCACGGTATTGTCATCAACAGCGGAAACGCCAATGCCTGCACCGGCACACAGGGAATGGCTGACGCCAGGGCCATGCTTGAAAAAGCAGAAGCAGTTTGTGGTGCGCCGGAAAAAAGCTTTTTTGTCTGTTCTACGGGTAGAATTGGACGTGTGTTGCCAATGGAAAATGTTCTTCGGGGCATTGATGAGGCAGCGACTGTTCTCGATGACTCTGCCGCGCAAAGCAAGGCTGCTGCCGAAGCAATTCTTACGTCGGATACGCGGTCAAAGACCGTTACGGCTCAATTCGATTGGGAAGGTGAAACGATCACAGTTGCAGGTATGGCAAAAGGTGCAGGCATGATAGAGCCAAACATGGCAACGATGCTGGCTTTCATTGCGACTGATGCAAAAGTCAGTCACGCATTACTTTCGGCTTCTTTGAAGTCGGCTAACACCACTTCCTTTAACGCCATCACGGTTGATGGTGATATGAGCACAAATGACACCGTCCTTTTTTTGGCTAATGGCGAAAGTGGTGTTGAAATCACAAGCCAGAATGCTGAGTTGGCTGAGCTTTTTATCGAAGCAGTTAAAGCTGTCTGCAAAGACCTTGCTCTTAAGATTGCTGGTGACGGCGAGCGGATCACGAAGCTTGTTCAAGTGATTGTTGAAGGAGCCAAGGATGTCTCATCCGCGGAGAAGGTTGCCCGGGCTATTGGTAACTCGCTTCTGGTCAAGACATCCTGGTACGGTAGCGATCCAAATTGGGGGCGGCTGCTGGATGCTGCAGGCTACGCCCGGGTGGGAATCATTGAGGAGAAAATTGATCTAGCTTACGTGCCGGGTATTCCAATGTCAGGTGCGTTTGAAGGCTCGGTTCCTGCTTTAACTCAAGGACAGCCGCAGGACGATAATCTATCCCAATGGAAAGAAATCGTTTCAGAAAAAGAATTTACCATTCACCTGAACCTGAATCTCGGCTCCGAAAAGTTTACACTCTACTCCACGGATTTATCCGAGGGTTATGTTGATTTTAATAAATCTGAATAA